Below is a genomic region from Flammeovirgaceae bacterium SG7u.111.
CACTGGCCAGTACTTATCAGAAGCGGTAAATTCAGAAATTTTCCCTTCGTAAGCTGGGTGCATGAACCTCACCACTGCATAAGAGATAAGAAGAGATGAAAAAGTGAGGGCATCGGACAGTAGGAAAAACCACATCATTATTTTCCCGTAACTGGCCTTCATTGGAGATTTACCTCCATCCCAAATATTTTCCCTTGGGTTTTTGACTACAAATGTAGATGCAGACATAAAGAGTTTACTATTATTGGTTTATGAAAAAGTTTAAGTCACTCCTTGCCCTAACAACTTGCTTAAATCATAAGCTATTGGTTATGAAGGCAAATGAGTATAGTTATATAAGCTATAAAGCTTACAATTTTAGATTTAGTGCTAAAATTACCTATTTATTAATAAAAATATGAATAAATATATCCAAAGTCCATCTAAAAAGTGCCAATAAGTGGCGCATATTTCAAGCTGCGACATCTTTTTAGCATGAATTTTTTGGCGTAACGCATTCACCATCACTACTAGAAGAAAAATAACAGCACTGATAACGTGGACACCGTGTAATCCAGTAATCACATATAAAAATGAACCAGAAGGATTACCTACAAAGTGTACGCTGATATCCACCAAGTCTGACCAACCGATTACTTGGAGCACCAAAAAGACGACTCCAAGCACTCCCGTTATTGCCATAGCGATGCTCAGCGATTTGAAATTATCTTTTTTTGCCGAAAGAACTCCCCAGTGCATGGTAAGGCTACTCAGTAAGATTACCGCCGAACTAGTATAAAACACGCTGGGCAAATCAAACACATACCAATTTCCCTCAGCTTGTCTTACAATGTAAGCACTCGTAAGGGCTGCAAACACCATCACTACACTCACAATAAACAACCACATTGCGAACTTTTTAGGGTTCATTGAAAGCTGTGTGGAAGAATCGTTAATCTCTATAGATTTATTACTCATTATTATAATTCTAATTGATCCCTTTATTACATTTTATCTAGCAAATAAGCGATTTGCACAATGGGCAAATACAAAAATGAGCTAAACATGATTTTTTTCGCAGACTTATTCGAACCTGTTTTTATCAACTCCAACGTCTGTAGCAAGAACAAGATCCCGCAAACAAAAGCGACAATACCTGAAACAGTTCCCGTAATCCCGTATTGCGTAGGCAACAACCCTAGCGGAATCAAGAAGAGTGTATAAAAACTGATCTGTAGAGAAGTATATACATCAGGTCCTTTCTTAGAAGGAAGCATTTTGAAACCTGCTTTGGTGTAGTCTTCATGCCCAATCCAGGCAATAGACCAAAAATGAGGGAATTGCCATACGAACTGGATTCCGAACAATACAAATGCCTCAACGGTAAATCCTCCAGCCATCGCTACCCATCCAATCATAGGAGGCAAAGCCCCTGGAAAAGCCCCAACCAACACCGAAATAGGCGATTTTTGTTTCAGAGGGGTATAAACAAACCCATAAAGAAGAAGGGATAACAAAGACAACCCGGCTACCAATGGATTTACAAAAAATACCAAAAGCGCACTCCCTGCCATAGCTAGCACCAAGGTAAAGGCAATAGCCTCGTTTACAGAAAGCCTGCCCATTGGCAAAGGCCTATCCTTTGTGCGTTTCATCAACTTATCTAAGTCACGTTCTTTCACTTGGTTGATGATATTGGCTGCGCCAGTTACCATAAAGCTACCAAGGATGAACATACCGAAGTCCAACCAATTGATACTCCCTTTTGAGGCTAACAAATACCCAAAAGCGCCTGAAAACACCACTAATGCTGAAAGTCTAAACTTGAGAAGAATGAATAGTTGTTTAGCTTTATATGAGACTTGACTCCAAAATAACACCTTGTATTCTGAATTACTGCTTATCATAAATAGATGTGTAACCCTTCTTTTGAGGGGTAAAGGTTTATGTTAATTTTCAGATTAAGCGGCAAAGTTAATGATTAAAGAAAAGAAATAGTCCTTCTCTTGCCAAAAGAAAGAATATATTATAAAAATCAAATGCCAGACATAAAAGTTGTGTAAGGCAGCTGATTTTTTTCCTTGTTTAACAACTTATCTGCATTTACGAAGAGTACCAATAAGAATTGAATACCGAAGAGGAGTGTACCAAACAATAGGTGTACAGGTTGTAATACTTTGGGAATGGAAAAATAGGCCATTATCGCACCTGTAATTATTTCTAAGCCTATCACCGAGAGCAAGGCAATTGCCCATTTGAAGATTGGGTCCGATTTGACGCAACCTTTTTTGAGTAAGTAAAATATGTACCCGTTCACCAGCATCACCACCAGTGAGAATGTTCGGTGGAAGTAAAAGAAAATACCAAGTTGGTCAACCCAAAGCTCCCGTTGCTGGCCATCGAACGATCGGGCTACCAAATCAACCTGCTCCCGCACTTGCGTCCCTAGTACTACTTGGAATATCGAAAGCACAAGCCCAACTATTAACCAGAAGTTCAAAACCGATCGCTTTCTGGCAAAAGCCGTAGCCTTCAGCGACTCAAAAGACCGGCTAACCGTATAAATCAAAATTCCTACAATCACCAGCGCCAGAAGCATGTGCAAAGTAATGAGAACAGGCTTGAGGTCAGTGGCCACTACCACCGAGCCAAGCCAACCTTGGAAACCGACCGCCAAAAAGGCTACCAACGACAGCCAAAATATCAAGCGGTCGGTTTCCCAATATTGCCACGAAAGAATAAGTGTAATAAGTATAAAGAACCCGATCAGAACCCCAATAAGCCTGTTAATATATTCCGTCCAGGTATGGTACACATTAAAGTCGGCAATTTCTTTTCCTTGAACCTGAAACTGCTCTTTATAATCTGGAGGAAGTTGGTCTACACTGGTAGGGGGCACCCATGTACCAAAACATTTGGGCCAGTCGGGGCAACCCATACCAGAGCCTGTGCTCCGCACTATTCCCCCCACCAAAATCAACAGATACACAGCTATTACTGTAACCACTCCAAACTTCCGATACCTACGGGTTGACCAAAATTTATTTTCCAATATGCTCAATTAATTAGTTCATCCTAACCTAAGTTAGGCCGGCAAATATAACCAGTAAGAAATATACTCAAACAAAATAGCTGGGGATTTTGCCCTTTTGACTATTTGCCCTTTCCTTTCCCAAAGCCCAACTCTTCCAATCGCTCTTGCAAAAACTCGCCTGCCGTCATATCCGAATACCTCTTAGGGTTTTCCTCATCTACACAGCTCTCAAGGCAAGTCAAGTCCATTTCTGAGCGAGGGTGCATAAAAAACGGAATAGAGAACCTTCTTGTTTTCAATTTCTCGGCAGGAGGGTTCACCACACGGTGAATTGTCGATTTTAACTTATGGTTTGTAAGCCTATCCAGCATATCGCCCACATTCACCACCAACTGCCCCGGCAAAGCCGTAATCGGAATCCACTCACCGTCTCTTCTCAATACCTGAAGCCCCTCGGCACTCGCACCCATCAGCAAAGTGATCAAATTTATATCTCCATGCTCGGCTGCACGCACAGCGCCCTCACCCAGCACACTCGGATCTTCTATAGGGAAATAATGGATCGCCCTCAAAATACTGTTCCCCTTTTCCACCCCAAGCTCAAAATACGCTTCGTCCAAGCCCAAGTACAGAGCTATGGCACGCAACATCAGCTTCCCAGTTTCCTCCAATGCACCAAAAGCCTCCAAGCCCGCAGCCTTAAAATCAGGCACTTCTTCAGGAAAAACATTATCAGGATAACCCTCCGTAAGCGGCTCGTTTGGCACCACTTCCTGCCCTACATGGTAAAACTCCTTCAAATCACCCACTTTTCTGCCCTTTGCAGATTCCTTTCCCTTTCCCACATACCCACGCTGCCCCTGCAACTCCGGGTTCTCATATTTTTGCTTCACCTCGTCCTCTAGCAAGAAAAACTCTTCTACCGACTTATAAAGCCTATCCACCAAGCTCTCGGGCAATTTATGGTTTTTGATAGCCACAAATCCAATCGTATTATAGGCATCACCCAAAGCTTTCACAAAAGCAGCCTTTTTTTCAGCGTCCCCGTGTTCAAAATCAGCAAGGTCTAGTGAAGGAATTTCATCCAATAATATATCTGACATAATTATATGTGTTTTGAGGTTTTCAATTTGTTGATCCCACCAAAAGTAGAGCATCAAACCAAAAAAGCAATCCTGATCGGAAGGAATCTAGAAAAAACACAAGCTTCTCCTTAAAAAACAAAATGATTAGGGCGCACTTTGCAGCCTAAGGGCTGCAAGCTCGTCCCGGGCAGCCAAGCCATCCAACGCACCTGCCACTTCGGTCTTGGCTCGCCCTCCTTCCCCAGTGCGCGCACTACCCTGCTGGAAAACCCCTTCAACAAATCCAAAAGCCTAGTCAATCGGGTAAACCTCAAAATCCGTGTAATCTTTCCATCTATCAACCCAAATATCAAAAAGCGTTGAATCATTTGTTTCCATCAATTGAAAACAAATGCTCCGATCTTTATTCATCCATGAATTCAGATAATAAAGTCCTTCAGGAAGCATTCGTCCTTTTTCATTCCAGCGCTCATTATTCTTTTCCAAGCAATTTGGCTTAAACCTCTCTACAACCATGTATTTTTTCATTTTACACCCTTTTTATATGTTACAAATACCATAAGCAATAACTCCAAACAATTGAAGCCCTCTGAAGGGAGAAACAAATCAAACTACCGAATTGCCAAAAACTCCCTTGCCTCCAAAATCTCCAGATACTTTCATTCACTTTTTGTTTTGCCCACAATCTCACTGACCAAAACACAGATTGACCCTCCATTTCCACCCCTTACTATCACCATTTACTATGCTTTTTAATTTCCCCACTTCATCACACTTTCTCCCACCTCCCCCACCTTTCGCCCTTTTCCCCACCTCTCTCCACATATCTACCACTTTTTACCACCTCCCCTCTCATTTTTCTATTTTCCCACCTTTTACCACCCCTTTTAGCAGTATCCATTTTTAGTATTTGTTAATAGATGCAAACAGAAAAATCTTAAAATAATCACATATATATCTACCTAAATCTTTACTTAAAAAAGTATATTATAAACACCTATTAATATGATGTTTACATAATAATTTATAACACATCTAAAAAAGTTTTTACAACAAGTAACTAACACCTTATATAACAATTATTTACCTCTCAACGTTAAGCCAAATGAATAGTCAGGGGGAAAAGTGGTAAAAAGTGGTAAAAAGTGGTTGACTTATTCAAATAAAACATTAGATTTGTATAATTAACTTAAGTATCACCGTAGGCAAGAAGCTCTAATGAATTCTTTTTCAAGCGAATATGAGTGTAAATTGGACGACAAAGGGCGCTTAACGCTCCCCGCTCGTATCAAAAGCACTTTGCCTGAAAACGAAACAATGAAAATAGTGCTGAAAAGAGGTTTTGAGACTTGCCTCACCATTTATCCCCACGATGAGTGGGAAAAGATTTATGAAAAAGTGGTAAGTCTCAACGAGTTCGTAAAGGAAGACCGACTTTTCCAACGGATGTACTTAAGAGGCAACACCGAACTAGACTTAGATAAGTCAGGGAGGGTTGGGATACCGAGCTCGATGCGAAAGTATGCACAGCTCGAAAAAGAAGTTTTGCTAGTGGGGCTAGGAAACAGGATCGAGATTTGGAATCCTGATGTGTATGACGAGTACTTGTTCAGCCAGCAAGAGAAATTCTCCGTATTGGCAGAGAAGTATTTGGGAAGCGATGAAGTGAGCGAGCCAAAGCAACAGTCAGCCGATGAGGAGGACGATTTAAAAGAAGCTTCTTAAACGAGTTGAACTGATTAAAAATAAATTTATAACAAAAACAAAATCGCACGCTCAATTTTTGTCGTCTGATTTTTATTATACCAGTAACAAAACAGAATTTGAGATATGTACCACGTGCCTGTAATGTTGGAGGAGTGTATGGAAGGCTTGGACTTACAACCAGGCAAGGTAGTAGTTGACGTGACATTTGGGGGCGGAGGGCATTCGAAAGAGATTCTGAAAAGGCTGCCTGAAGGAAAGCTTTTGGCTTTTGATCAGGACCAAGACGCAGCAAAAAACATTGAGGGAACAGACGGTTCTCGCTTCAAGCTTATAGAGGGTAATTTTCGCTATATCAAAAAGTACCTAAAGCTCTATGGTTATGCGCAAGTGGACAGCATTTTGGCTGATTTGGGGATTTCCTCCCATCAAATCGACAAGCCAGAAAGAGGGTTTTCCACCCGGTGGGACGCCCCGCTAGATATGCGGATGGACAATAAAGCCGACTTCAGCGCAAGGGACTTGGTAAACACGTATCGAGAACCTGACCTGATAAGGGTATTAAGCGAATTTGGCGAAGTAAGAAACGCTAGAACACTGGCTGCCAGCATTATGCGGGAGCGAGTAAAGAAAAGCATAGACACTACTGCCGAGCTTGTAAACGTACTTGAAAAACATGCGCCAAAAGGCAAAGAATTCAGGTATTATGCTCAAGTTTTCCAAGCGTTGAGAATAGAAGTGAACGAAGAAATTGAGGCGTTGAAAGAAATGCTAGAAGGGGCAAATGATGTCTTAAAACCAGGAGGAAGACTTGTAGTAATGTCTTACCATTCATTGGAAGACAGGCTGGTCAAAAACTTCATTAGAGCAGGGAACTTCAAAGGGGATGTGGAGAAAGATATGTACGGAAACCCGATAAAGCCACTTGAAGCAGTAAACAGAAAACCGATAATACCGACAAACGAAGAAATTGCTCAAAATCCAAGAGCCAGAAGCGCTAAGCTCAGAGTAGCAAAAAAGCTTTAATCAGCTCTTAATTATAACCATAAAGTATCCAAAAAAGATCTGTAACCAAATTGAAAATAAAGAAACTGGCTCATACAGCCAGCCTTGTTTTTCGAACAGCATTCGTGCATAAACACTGAAAAATATGAACACTTACAGTCCACCAAAAGAAGAAGACAAGAAGAGCTTTT
It encodes:
- a CDS encoding cytochrome c oxidase subunit 3 encodes the protein MSNKSIEINDSSTQLSMNPKKFAMWLFIVSVVMVFAALTSAYIVRQAEGNWYVFDLPSVFYTSSAVILLSSLTMHWGVLSAKKDNFKSLSIAMAITGVLGVVFLVLQVIGWSDLVDISVHFVGNPSGSFLYVITGLHGVHVISAVIFLLVVMVNALRQKIHAKKMSQLEICATYWHFLDGLWIYLFIFLLINR
- the cyoE gene encoding heme o synthase, whose product is MISSNSEYKVLFWSQVSYKAKQLFILLKFRLSALVVFSGAFGYLLASKGSINWLDFGMFILGSFMVTGAANIINQVKERDLDKLMKRTKDRPLPMGRLSVNEAIAFTLVLAMAGSALLVFFVNPLVAGLSLLSLLLYGFVYTPLKQKSPISVLVGAFPGALPPMIGWVAMAGGFTVEAFVLFGIQFVWQFPHFWSIAWIGHEDYTKAGFKMLPSKKGPDVYTSLQISFYTLFLIPLGLLPTQYGITGTVSGIVAFVCGILFLLQTLELIKTGSNKSAKKIMFSSFLYLPIVQIAYLLDKM
- a CDS encoding COX15/CtaA family protein → MENKFWSTRRYRKFGVVTVIAVYLLILVGGIVRSTGSGMGCPDWPKCFGTWVPPTSVDQLPPDYKEQFQVQGKEIADFNVYHTWTEYINRLIGVLIGFFILITLILSWQYWETDRLIFWLSLVAFLAVGFQGWLGSVVVATDLKPVLITLHMLLALVIVGILIYTVSRSFESLKATAFARKRSVLNFWLIVGLVLSIFQVVLGTQVREQVDLVARSFDGQQRELWVDQLGIFFYFHRTFSLVVMLVNGYIFYLLKKGCVKSDPIFKWAIALLSVIGLEIITGAIMAYFSIPKVLQPVHLLFGTLLFGIQFLLVLFVNADKLLNKEKNQLPYTTFMSGI
- a CDS encoding 2-oxoglutarate and iron-dependent oxygenase domain-containing protein is translated as MSDILLDEIPSLDLADFEHGDAEKKAAFVKALGDAYNTIGFVAIKNHKLPESLVDRLYKSVEEFFLLEDEVKQKYENPELQGQRGYVGKGKESAKGRKVGDLKEFYHVGQEVVPNEPLTEGYPDNVFPEEVPDFKAAGLEAFGALEETGKLMLRAIALYLGLDEAYFELGVEKGNSILRAIHYFPIEDPSVLGEGAVRAAEHGDINLITLLMGASAEGLQVLRRDGEWIPITALPGQLVVNVGDMLDRLTNHKLKSTIHRVVNPPAEKLKTRRFSIPFFMHPRSEMDLTCLESCVDEENPKRYSDMTAGEFLQERLEELGFGKGKGK
- a CDS encoding DUF3303 family protein, producing the protein MKKYMVVERFKPNCLEKNNERWNEKGRMLPEGLYYLNSWMNKDRSICFQLMETNDSTLFDIWVDRWKDYTDFEVYPID
- the mraZ gene encoding division/cell wall cluster transcriptional repressor MraZ, which encodes MNSFSSEYECKLDDKGRLTLPARIKSTLPENETMKIVLKRGFETCLTIYPHDEWEKIYEKVVSLNEFVKEDRLFQRMYLRGNTELDLDKSGRVGIPSSMRKYAQLEKEVLLVGLGNRIEIWNPDVYDEYLFSQQEKFSVLAEKYLGSDEVSEPKQQSADEEDDLKEAS
- the rsmH gene encoding 16S rRNA (cytosine(1402)-N(4))-methyltransferase RsmH; translation: MYHVPVMLEECMEGLDLQPGKVVVDVTFGGGGHSKEILKRLPEGKLLAFDQDQDAAKNIEGTDGSRFKLIEGNFRYIKKYLKLYGYAQVDSILADLGISSHQIDKPERGFSTRWDAPLDMRMDNKADFSARDLVNTYREPDLIRVLSEFGEVRNARTLAASIMRERVKKSIDTTAELVNVLEKHAPKGKEFRYYAQVFQALRIEVNEEIEALKEMLEGANDVLKPGGRLVVMSYHSLEDRLVKNFIRAGNFKGDVEKDMYGNPIKPLEAVNRKPIIPTNEEIAQNPRARSAKLRVAKKL